From Saccharothrix espanaensis DSM 44229, the proteins below share one genomic window:
- a CDS encoding response regulator, with protein sequence MIKVMLADDEDLVRSGLRMILSSAGDIEVVAECDDGHLVADLARQHRPHVVLLDIRMRSSDGLMALRRLRAIPDPPKIAMLTTFDVDEYVSEALRLGASGFLLKDTEPEQLVRAVRDLAVGGAVLDPGVAARVLAAVADGERAAEPARRLLASLSEREREVLVLIGQGMSNAEIGGTLHLSEATVKGYVSSVLGKIGAVNRVQAALVAFRGGLIA encoded by the coding sequence GTGATCAAGGTGATGCTGGCCGACGACGAAGACCTCGTCCGGTCCGGCCTTCGCATGATCCTCAGCAGCGCCGGCGACATCGAAGTTGTGGCCGAATGCGACGACGGGCACCTGGTGGCCGACTTGGCCCGCCAGCACCGCCCGCACGTCGTGCTGCTCGACATCAGGATGCGGTCCTCGGACGGGCTGATGGCGCTGCGCAGGTTGCGCGCCATACCGGACCCGCCGAAGATCGCCATGCTCACCACGTTCGACGTGGACGAATACGTGTCCGAGGCGCTGCGGCTGGGCGCGTCGGGCTTCTTGTTGAAGGACACCGAACCGGAGCAGCTCGTGCGCGCGGTGCGCGACCTGGCCGTCGGCGGGGCCGTGCTGGACCCCGGCGTCGCGGCACGGGTGCTGGCGGCGGTGGCGGACGGCGAGCGGGCGGCGGAACCCGCCCGGCGGCTGCTGGCGTCGCTGTCCGAGCGCGAGCGGGAGGTGCTCGTCCTCATCGGACAGGGCATGTCCAACGCCGAGATCGGTGGCACGCTGCACCTGTCCGAGGCCACCGTGAAGGGTTACGTGTCCTCGGTCCTGGGCAAGATCGGCGCGGTCAACCGGGTCCAGGCGGCCCTGGTCGCCTTCCGGGGCGGCCTGATCGCCTGA
- a CDS encoding GGDEF domain-containing protein: MEQRDPLVAVPRLDLEVKALLNAGRLAEANTLFDQVVSRTPPGADRWVRSAVLVNRAKLAWRLGRIPLALELAAEGWTDLDAEHADSPAAAQAMHALAYLLEGIGNRRAAVDMLRLSVQVARRANVPEVLGHCLQGLGGTLNFRAISSPPEAAPAIFAEARDHLREGLDLARDPRMRLALMGAYSRSLAGVGDLDAAERAATETLRQATEVGDKWALAVADWVLAVVHRDQDDLVEARTLASRAVAAAEAINDTSLLLRFSLDLADICARMNDPVGESAALRCSVAAGRTATETLQEGLAQALEQRRVAVQAQRLAVAAQEAAARDPLTGLANRLGLERAAAGLLESTAARGRVPWLVLVDVDWFKGVNDDAGHAAGDAALREIAQLLRRECRADDLVARWAGDEFVVLLGDAGGGGQDVGPTVAERIRAAVDGHDWTLVLGTIRRPTVSIGVAAGPAKLDQLFAAADMALYRAKRHGRNRVEVEPSAEIVTGG; this comes from the coding sequence GTCAAGGCGTTGCTGAACGCTGGCCGCCTGGCGGAGGCGAACACCCTGTTCGACCAGGTGGTGAGCCGGACCCCGCCCGGCGCGGACCGCTGGGTGCGCTCGGCGGTGCTGGTCAACCGGGCGAAGCTGGCGTGGCGGCTGGGCCGCATCCCGCTGGCGCTGGAGCTGGCCGCCGAGGGCTGGACCGACCTGGACGCCGAGCACGCCGACAGCCCGGCGGCCGCGCAGGCCATGCACGCCCTGGCCTACCTGCTGGAGGGCATCGGCAACCGGCGGGCCGCGGTGGACATGCTGCGGCTGTCGGTGCAGGTGGCCCGCCGGGCGAACGTGCCCGAGGTGCTCGGCCACTGCCTGCAGGGCCTGGGCGGCACGCTGAACTTCCGCGCCATCTCCTCGCCGCCGGAGGCCGCGCCGGCCATCTTCGCCGAGGCCCGCGACCATCTGCGGGAGGGCCTCGACCTGGCCCGCGACCCGCGGATGCGGCTGGCGCTGATGGGCGCGTACAGCCGGTCGCTGGCCGGGGTCGGCGACCTCGACGCCGCCGAGCGGGCCGCCACCGAGACCTTGCGCCAGGCCACCGAGGTGGGCGACAAGTGGGCGCTGGCGGTGGCCGACTGGGTGCTCGCGGTGGTCCACCGGGACCAGGACGACCTGGTCGAGGCGCGCACGCTGGCCAGCCGCGCGGTGGCCGCCGCCGAGGCGATCAACGACACGTCGCTGCTGCTGCGGTTCTCGCTGGACCTGGCCGACATCTGCGCCCGGATGAACGACCCGGTGGGCGAGTCGGCGGCGCTGCGCTGCTCGGTCGCCGCCGGGCGGACGGCCACCGAGACCCTCCAGGAAGGACTCGCCCAGGCGTTGGAGCAGCGCCGGGTCGCGGTGCAGGCGCAGCGGCTGGCGGTGGCGGCGCAGGAGGCCGCCGCGCGCGACCCGTTGACGGGCCTGGCGAACCGGCTGGGTCTGGAACGGGCGGCGGCCGGGCTGCTGGAGAGCACCGCCGCGCGCGGCCGGGTGCCGTGGCTGGTGCTGGTCGACGTGGACTGGTTCAAGGGCGTCAACGACGACGCCGGGCACGCGGCGGGTGACGCGGCGCTGCGCGAGATCGCCCAGCTCCTGCGCCGCGAGTGCCGGGCGGACGACCTGGTCGCGCGGTGGGCGGGCGACGAGTTCGTGGTGCTGCTCGGTGACGCCGGCGGCGGCGGGCAGGACGTCGGCCCGACCGTGGCGGAGCGGATCCGCGCGGCGGTCGACGGGCACGACTGGACGCTGGTGCTGGGCACGATCCGGCGACCGACGGTGAGCATCGGCGTGGCGGCCGGGCCCGCCAAGCTCGACCAGCTCTTCGCCGCCGCGGACATGGCGCTCTACCGGGCCAAGCGGCACGGCCGCAACCGGGTCGAGGTCGAGCCGTCGGCGGAAATCGTCACCGGCGGGTGA